The following proteins come from a genomic window of Nothobranchius furzeri strain GRZ-AD chromosome 1, NfurGRZ-RIMD1, whole genome shotgun sequence:
- the LOC107377051 gene encoding zinc finger CCHC domain-containing protein 7 isoform X2, producing the protein MYNGEKETGDEEKDEDHFDCDDDESCNFGEGEFINSDFPRRDKSHRQAAQLRREISPPLLTFPITSQKTQDDTSSVFSYDSQEEQGEDESDQPIEEWMILGGEEQEEDSSIQLNLAYWDDSEDDGVTDVKSVSDIWAVSDKDKDGAAQPLHTRYFVPGCFSICNLCNKTGHFARNCTSHKKRPTCVLCGIQGHIQRDCQSRPCAKCGLPPHGLSPCRVPSVWKQHCQRCGMMGHLSDACPDTWRQYHLTVKVEVPLRPRSVCSLRHKNRRAHCYNCSKRGHYGFEDILHRGTRMDRKAKRDKELVNAGSLQQEHLFEKTEDCKEKKWKSKKKQEAGERRKTWPERRKERREVKRLRREAQAKREGGFLGRSWCKSDVEVCTTNRFRHNLHGCGLFLPLQEKKKRVEKDAKKSRKNREAERWKKRGGIKRGDLYPHPDMDIGSENFLSPKQRVRHRRR; encoded by the exons ATGTATAATGGAGAAAAAGAGACTGGTGATGAAGAAAAGGACGAAGACCATTTCGACTGTGATGATGATGAATCTTGCAATTTTGGAGAAGGCGAATTTATTAATTCAGATTTTCCGAGACGTGACAAAAGCCACAGACAAGCTGCACAGCTCAGGAGGGAGATCTCTCCTCCGCTCCTGACCTTCCCCATCACTTCACAAAAGACCCAGGATGACACCAGCAGTGTGTTCAGTTATGATTCACAGGAGGAGCAGGGTGAGGATGAGAGTGACCAGCCCATAGAGGAATGGATGATCCTGGGAGGAGAGGAGCAGGAGGAAGACTCCAGCATCCAGCTCAACTTGGCCTACTGGGATGATTCTGAGGATGATG GTGTGACGGATGTAAAATCAGTATCAGACATCTGGGCTGTATCAGATAAAGACAAG GATGGTGCGGCTCAGCCATTGCACACTCGTTATTTCGTACCTGGTTGTTTTTCGATATGTAACCTTTGTAACAAAACGGGACACTTTGCCAGAAATTGCACCTCTCACAAG AAACGTCCCACTTGTGTTCTCTGTGGCATCCAGGGACACATCCAGAGGGACTGTCAAAGCCGCCCCTGTGCTAAATGTGGACTTCCCCCTCATGGCCTCAGTCCCTGCAGAGTGCCTTCTGTGTGGAAGCAGCACTGCCAGCGCTGTGGGATGATGGGCCACCTGAGTGAT GCCTGCCCGGATACATGGAGACAATACCACCTGACA GTGAAGGTAGAGGTTCCTTTAAGACCACGAAGTGTCTGCAGTCTGAGACATAAAAACCGACGAGCTCATTGCTACAACTGCTCCAAAAGAGGACATTATGGTTTT GAGGACATTCTCCATCGTGGTACCAGGATGGACAGAAAAGCCAAGAGGGACAAAG AGCTGGTGAATGCTGGATCTTTACAGCAAGAACACCTGTTTGAAAAAACAGAAGACTGCAAGGAGAAGAAGTGGAAGAGCAAGAAAAAGCAGGAGGCAGGAGAAAGGAGGAAAACATGGCCAGAAAGACGCAAGGAAAGACGTGAAGTGAAGCGtctgaggagagaggcccaggccaaGAGGGAAGGAGGATTTCTGGGGAGGTCTTGGTGCAAATCTGATGTTGAAGTTTGTACTACAAACCGGTTTAGACACAACCTCCATGGCTGTGGGCTGTTTTTACCCCTTCAAGAGAAGAAGAAAAGGGTTGAGAAAGATGCAAAAAAGAGCAGGAAGAACAGAGAGGCTGAGCGATGGAAGAAAAGAGGGGGGATAAAACGTGGAGATTTGTATCCTCATCCTGACATGGACATTGGAAGTGAGAATTTTCTGTCTCCAAAGCAAAGAGTACGTCACAGAAGGAGATGA
- the LOC107377051 gene encoding zinc finger CCHC domain-containing protein 7 isoform X1 — MYNGEKETGDEEKDEDHFDCDDDESCNFGEGEFINSDFPRRDKSHRQAAQLRREISPPLLTFPITSQKTQDDTSSVFSYDSQEEQGEDESDQPIEEWMILGGEEQEEDSSIQLNLAYWDDSEDDGVTDVKSVSDIWAVSDKDKDGAAQPLHTRYFVPGCFSICNLCNKTGHFARNCTSHKKRPTCVLCGIQGHIQRDCQSRPCAKCGLPPHGLSPCRVPSVWKQHCQRCGMMGHLSDACPDTWRQYHLTVKVEVPLRPRSVCSLRHKNRRAHCYNCSKRGHYGFECINRRMVSGTLPSLPYVIYYDTQEDILHRGTRMDRKAKRDKELVNAGSLQQEHLFEKTEDCKEKKWKSKKKQEAGERRKTWPERRKERREVKRLRREAQAKREGGFLGRSWCKSDVEVCTTNRFRHNLHGCGLFLPLQEKKKRVEKDAKKSRKNREAERWKKRGGIKRGDLYPHPDMDIGSENFLSPKQRVRHRRR; from the exons ATGTATAATGGAGAAAAAGAGACTGGTGATGAAGAAAAGGACGAAGACCATTTCGACTGTGATGATGATGAATCTTGCAATTTTGGAGAAGGCGAATTTATTAATTCAGATTTTCCGAGACGTGACAAAAGCCACAGACAAGCTGCACAGCTCAGGAGGGAGATCTCTCCTCCGCTCCTGACCTTCCCCATCACTTCACAAAAGACCCAGGATGACACCAGCAGTGTGTTCAGTTATGATTCACAGGAGGAGCAGGGTGAGGATGAGAGTGACCAGCCCATAGAGGAATGGATGATCCTGGGAGGAGAGGAGCAGGAGGAAGACTCCAGCATCCAGCTCAACTTGGCCTACTGGGATGATTCTGAGGATGATG GTGTGACGGATGTAAAATCAGTATCAGACATCTGGGCTGTATCAGATAAAGACAAG GATGGTGCGGCTCAGCCATTGCACACTCGTTATTTCGTACCTGGTTGTTTTTCGATATGTAACCTTTGTAACAAAACGGGACACTTTGCCAGAAATTGCACCTCTCACAAG AAACGTCCCACTTGTGTTCTCTGTGGCATCCAGGGACACATCCAGAGGGACTGTCAAAGCCGCCCCTGTGCTAAATGTGGACTTCCCCCTCATGGCCTCAGTCCCTGCAGAGTGCCTTCTGTGTGGAAGCAGCACTGCCAGCGCTGTGGGATGATGGGCCACCTGAGTGAT GCCTGCCCGGATACATGGAGACAATACCACCTGACA GTGAAGGTAGAGGTTCCTTTAAGACCACGAAGTGTCTGCAGTCTGAGACATAAAAACCGACGAGCTCATTGCTACAACTGCTCCAAAAGAGGACATTATGGTTTT GAGTGCATAAACAGGAGGATGGTCAGTGGAACGTTGCCTTCTCTGCCTTACGTTATTTACTATGACACCCAGGAGGACATTCTCCATCGTGGTACCAGGATGGACAGAAAAGCCAAGAGGGACAAAG AGCTGGTGAATGCTGGATCTTTACAGCAAGAACACCTGTTTGAAAAAACAGAAGACTGCAAGGAGAAGAAGTGGAAGAGCAAGAAAAAGCAGGAGGCAGGAGAAAGGAGGAAAACATGGCCAGAAAGACGCAAGGAAAGACGTGAAGTGAAGCGtctgaggagagaggcccaggccaaGAGGGAAGGAGGATTTCTGGGGAGGTCTTGGTGCAAATCTGATGTTGAAGTTTGTACTACAAACCGGTTTAGACACAACCTCCATGGCTGTGGGCTGTTTTTACCCCTTCAAGAGAAGAAGAAAAGGGTTGAGAAAGATGCAAAAAAGAGCAGGAAGAACAGAGAGGCTGAGCGATGGAAGAAAAGAGGGGGGATAAAACGTGGAGATTTGTATCCTCATCCTGACATGGACATTGGAAGTGAGAATTTTCTGTCTCCAAAGCAAAGAGTACGTCACAGAAGGAGATGA
- the LOC107377039 gene encoding E3 ubiquitin-protein ligase RNF38 isoform X2: MEDSPSPKRQRLSQQSMIDLSSAPPSTPSSPIRPWELPPNRRPHPLYMPERCHTPARNRRSPPMRRQRGRRDRLTRHHHHYNSNNNHHLHHPPTGHQHHHHPHPHHGSSSGQQDENYRHPTPPQGYLPYSQLPPRGLGSGPEERPGYHPPNPSPRPVHQSPNLSPRLLHPGAHPQHQYPHPSQQQSGGVLDIQDQGSAPGSYPVSPPGAPTSLPPRSAPQQIPACSVVFSGQHYPVCSVPPSVLQTCSVQHLPVPYPFPSLLSSDSAFLIPPPHLAHPPTHLSHHPPHLPQPAQFGPYPAQQARSPLQRIENDVELLGEHLSLGAGLHYSPAAHPALTPHSTQLHFLSHDPLPQEIFGVSYPNFFPRRLPGRRYRSQQLPPSPYHPSLLPYFLSMLPVQPTGPAISLELDVDDGEVENYEALLNLAERLGEAKLRGLTKGDIEQLPSYRFNPNNHQSEQTLCVVCMSDFESRQLLRVLPCSHEFHGKCVDKWLRANRTCPICRADASEVQRDSE, translated from the exons atGGAGGACAGCCCGAGCCCGAAGCGGCAGCGTCTTTCTCAGCAGTCTATGATAGATTTAAGCTCCGCCCCCCCCTCTACTCCATCCTCTCCTATTCGCCCGTGGGAGCTGCCTCCTAATCGCAGACCACACCCCCTCTACATGCCAGAGAGGTGCCACACACCTGCCAGAAACCGCCGCAG TCCTCCAATGAGACGCCAGCGTGGCCGAAGAGACCGTCTGACccgccaccaccaccactacaacagcaacaacaaccacCACCTTCACCATCCCCCCACAGGCCAccaacatcaccaccaccctcACCCCCACCATGGCTCATCTTCAGGCCAACAGGATGAGAACTACCGACACCCAACTCCTCCACAGGGTTACCTCCCTTACAGCCAGCTGCCCCCTCGAGGGCTGGGGTCTGGCCCTGAAGAGCGTCCAGGTTACCACCCCCCAAATCCCTCACCTAGACCTGTTCACCAGTCACCAAACCTGTCTCCCAGGCTTCTGCACCCTGGGGCTCATCCACAGCACCAATACCCCCACCCGTCCCAGCAACAGAGCGGGGGTGTCCTTGACATCCAAGACCAG GGTTCTGCTCCAGGATCGTATCCCGTGTCTCCACCAGGAGCACCAACAAGCCTGCCCCCCCGCTCAGCCCCGCAGCAGATCCCAGCATGCTCGGTGGTTTTCAGCGGCCAGCACTATCCCGTCTGCAGCGTTCCTCCTTCT GTCCTTCAGACCTGCTCTGTTCAGCATCTGCCCGTGCCCTACCCATTCCCGTCACTGCTGTCCAGTGACTCGGCCTTCTTAATTCCCCCTCCTCACCTTGCCCATCCTCCCACACACCTTTCCCATCATCCACCTCACCTGCCGCAGCCTGCTCAGTTTGGACCCTATCCAGCCCAGCAGGCGCGATCG CCTTTACAGAGAATAGAGAATGACGTGGAGCTGCTAGGAGAGCACTTGTCTCTGGGTGCTGGTCTCCATTATTCTCCTGCTGCCCACCCTGCCCTCACCCCCCACTCCACACAGCTCCACTTCCTCTCCCATGATCCTCTGCCACAGGAGATCTTTGGAGTG TCCTATCCAAACTTTTTTCCTCGACGCCTCCCAGGACGACGTTACCGTTCGCAACAGCTTCCACCCTCGCCTTACCACCCCAGCCTCTTGCCTTACTTCCT aTCAATGCTGCCAGTCCAGCCCACCGGTCCTGCCATCAGCTTAGAGCTGGATGTAGATGATGGAGAGGTGGAGAACTATGAG GCCCTCCTGAATCTCGCCGAGCGTCTAGGAGAGGCCAAACTCCGAGGACTGACCAAGGGAGACATAGAGCAGCTTCCTTCCTATCGATTCAATCCAAATAACCACCAGTCTGAACAAACACT GTGTGTGGTGTGCATGAGTGATTTTGAGTCCCGTCAACTGCTGCGAGTGCTCCCCTGCAGCCACGAGTTCCACGGAAAGTGTGTCGACAAGTGGCTGAGG GCTAACAGGACATGTCCCATCTGTCGGGCAGATGCCTCAGAGGTGCAGAGAGACTCAGAATGA
- the LOC107377039 gene encoding E3 ubiquitin-protein ligase RNF38 isoform X1 — protein MDPPRTRSRSRSGFYHFAMNGSVGSNGGGNAIGNGNLVSASGGAVVNYPPQNNPGWAPHHGGRSYPESQQQQQSHGQGSYLSAGVQRHSAHGAHRHTGAGGLLHFHPDNVCSEDRDKMEDSPSPKRQRLSQQSMIDLSSAPPSTPSSPIRPWELPPNRRPHPLYMPERCHTPARNRRSPPMRRQRGRRDRLTRHHHHYNSNNNHHLHHPPTGHQHHHHPHPHHGSSSGQQDENYRHPTPPQGYLPYSQLPPRGLGSGPEERPGYHPPNPSPRPVHQSPNLSPRLLHPGAHPQHQYPHPSQQQSGGVLDIQDQGSAPGSYPVSPPGAPTSLPPRSAPQQIPACSVVFSGQHYPVCSVPPSVLQTCSVQHLPVPYPFPSLLSSDSAFLIPPPHLAHPPTHLSHHPPHLPQPAQFGPYPAQQARSPLQRIENDVELLGEHLSLGAGLHYSPAAHPALTPHSTQLHFLSHDPLPQEIFGVSYPNFFPRRLPGRRYRSQQLPPSPYHPSLLPYFLSMLPVQPTGPAISLELDVDDGEVENYEALLNLAERLGEAKLRGLTKGDIEQLPSYRFNPNNHQSEQTLCVVCMSDFESRQLLRVLPCSHEFHGKCVDKWLRANRTCPICRADASEVQRDSE, from the exons ATGGACCCCCCGAGGACTCGCTCGCGGTCTCGGTCTGGCTTCTATCATTTTGCCATGAACGGCAGCGTTGGAAGCAATGGAGGCGGCAACGCTATCGGCAACGGGAACTTAGTGAGCGCCAGCGGAGGAGCAGTGGTGAATTATCCGCCGCAGAATAACCCCGGCTGGGCGCCGCACCACGGAGGACGGAGCTACCCGGAGagccaacagcagcagcagtcgCACGGCCAGGGGAGCTACCTGTCTGCGGGGGTGCAGCGGCACTCCGCACATGGAGCTCACAGACACACTGGGGCCG GAGGACTGCTGCATTTTCATCCAGACAATGTGTGCAGTGAGGATCGAGACAAA atGGAGGACAGCCCGAGCCCGAAGCGGCAGCGTCTTTCTCAGCAGTCTATGATAGATTTAAGCTCCGCCCCCCCCTCTACTCCATCCTCTCCTATTCGCCCGTGGGAGCTGCCTCCTAATCGCAGACCACACCCCCTCTACATGCCAGAGAGGTGCCACACACCTGCCAGAAACCGCCGCAG TCCTCCAATGAGACGCCAGCGTGGCCGAAGAGACCGTCTGACccgccaccaccaccactacaacagcaacaacaaccacCACCTTCACCATCCCCCCACAGGCCAccaacatcaccaccaccctcACCCCCACCATGGCTCATCTTCAGGCCAACAGGATGAGAACTACCGACACCCAACTCCTCCACAGGGTTACCTCCCTTACAGCCAGCTGCCCCCTCGAGGGCTGGGGTCTGGCCCTGAAGAGCGTCCAGGTTACCACCCCCCAAATCCCTCACCTAGACCTGTTCACCAGTCACCAAACCTGTCTCCCAGGCTTCTGCACCCTGGGGCTCATCCACAGCACCAATACCCCCACCCGTCCCAGCAACAGAGCGGGGGTGTCCTTGACATCCAAGACCAG GGTTCTGCTCCAGGATCGTATCCCGTGTCTCCACCAGGAGCACCAACAAGCCTGCCCCCCCGCTCAGCCCCGCAGCAGATCCCAGCATGCTCGGTGGTTTTCAGCGGCCAGCACTATCCCGTCTGCAGCGTTCCTCCTTCT GTCCTTCAGACCTGCTCTGTTCAGCATCTGCCCGTGCCCTACCCATTCCCGTCACTGCTGTCCAGTGACTCGGCCTTCTTAATTCCCCCTCCTCACCTTGCCCATCCTCCCACACACCTTTCCCATCATCCACCTCACCTGCCGCAGCCTGCTCAGTTTGGACCCTATCCAGCCCAGCAGGCGCGATCG CCTTTACAGAGAATAGAGAATGACGTGGAGCTGCTAGGAGAGCACTTGTCTCTGGGTGCTGGTCTCCATTATTCTCCTGCTGCCCACCCTGCCCTCACCCCCCACTCCACACAGCTCCACTTCCTCTCCCATGATCCTCTGCCACAGGAGATCTTTGGAGTG TCCTATCCAAACTTTTTTCCTCGACGCCTCCCAGGACGACGTTACCGTTCGCAACAGCTTCCACCCTCGCCTTACCACCCCAGCCTCTTGCCTTACTTCCT aTCAATGCTGCCAGTCCAGCCCACCGGTCCTGCCATCAGCTTAGAGCTGGATGTAGATGATGGAGAGGTGGAGAACTATGAG GCCCTCCTGAATCTCGCCGAGCGTCTAGGAGAGGCCAAACTCCGAGGACTGACCAAGGGAGACATAGAGCAGCTTCCTTCCTATCGATTCAATCCAAATAACCACCAGTCTGAACAAACACT GTGTGTGGTGTGCATGAGTGATTTTGAGTCCCGTCAACTGCTGCGAGTGCTCCCCTGCAGCCACGAGTTCCACGGAAAGTGTGTCGACAAGTGGCTGAGG GCTAACAGGACATGTCCCATCTGTCGGGCAGATGCCTCAGAGGTGCAGAGAGACTCAGAATGA